A part of Myxococcus landrumus genomic DNA contains:
- a CDS encoding SDR family NAD(P)-dependent oxidoreductase: MFTGQGSLVPGAARGLYEANPVFKEALDRYAATLESKVEVPPLKLLLSDEKDVAQWVTETQYQQPAIVALQLAQVAMWQARGMRPDAVLGHSVGEFAAAVAVGVMTPEVALELAALRGRLMSECPRGGMAAVRVPMEKVQPLLPAGLVVAAENERATTVVAGPKDALRQFVTEAFSGTHVMLPVSHAFHSPMMDPAAVAFRWKLDGMTFGEPRGARFISTLTGQVETTRLLTADYWAEQILRPVRFLRAVETAWSEGAPKTVVELGPGTTLIKMAQRIAGESGPQWVVSNQALRWGRGAGLFRHVPLGWARPGAKQGGSRSVPTEQATPATCVHEVAWTPALPVEKRSTARGPQLVLSRERPGGALPEGWSEAGAWTEELAKQRWATVALWGSGGEEDVALGLKLLQSANAERVVFVTKKGSDGDAGLWGLARTARLEQSGARVRCIEQSGSAVGTVLELAASGEVEDEVSVDGEGGVRVPRLRRSSDVGGAGPLEVKGGTYVVSGGQGALGKVAAKLLVERGATHVLLLSRKGEAADGALKAKGLACDVSRLESVRAARAWVEKEGWPEVVGVVHAAGVLTDGTLANQSGEKLRAAYGAKVDGARNLREVFAPRDFLVLFSSMAATFGSAGQGSYAAANATLDALANKWAGAGEPVLSVQWGAWSEGGMAAAKEAYKRAEAEGFGSISNELGTEVLEQLLASGKRGTVFVSPMDWSRLQLELPVLSRLRPKQGPSTSQSENAPSVTQVSTEDLLAMVRQAAAETIGKPVPDDASLLDSGLDSLGSVSLRNRLASRLKVELSAAFVFEYPSISAMVRHLASLAPKGAARPVSTQPRPRLPVLVIGAGIGGLSFARQLEKAGTSVVVMDAAARVGGVWGSHANASSKLQIDSPAYDFDSTSMPSPGGHQWKTSFPSQREILTGCQGTADGLLGPVYLESRVQSVSKVGDSEYEVTYQRAGRVQRMRVSGVAAMTGGLHHPRRHTFQGEDVFGGHIGLGLSNDTPQESFRGASVVIVGHGAFAVENMRTALENGARHVTLLCRQRHLVLSTFCNWLLNSSRGVMSVSDVVDVMRPFYAACGINVEDIHSVARDALGEWTLDQATVPPGSDIYFLAQMMGKLTIVVGEASHLTRSSVVTQDGQELPADIFLKCLGFHTDDSVLMNLFGEGSRVEGLWINGDPNLITYNDGAQVPRKVKSLMCASYAFFVQTFASAYLHFRDDRAAHARSLARLTAPSSTTTDAERVLLELWDFVEPAKRTLSERTQEVLPFERFLVEREAEWGRYCRLLGGTEKDGLALWPLLRPALSLVHRRNPRAPVEMRSEHPLLGTVSVFVPRRPRVLFLPGQGTNARLARTLLERTGWIDRSHLDFVVPDAPYEMPAFTNELQLEQIGLSQLVSVGLYDKTARYREWRAGFEALYQKHHHGTPFQATAEIREQWRVTLGYLRDLVRSHGPFDGIAGFCEGAAVASVALHLQARGEDHGLGSVRFFIAMSPWRSPMHQQEGMFRPEQPLSLPMLQIVGENDMSVFLEAAPHFHGDYAGALEFRHAGQHVYPPLTPGLEVKLRQLLDSSSEPWGRVAMRARPSAGEELAHSGRLSAAL, translated from the coding sequence ATGTTCACGGGTCAGGGGTCGCTGGTTCCGGGCGCCGCGCGGGGGCTGTACGAGGCCAATCCTGTCTTCAAGGAGGCGCTGGACCGGTACGCGGCGACGTTGGAGTCGAAGGTGGAGGTGCCGCCGCTGAAGCTGCTCCTCTCGGATGAGAAGGACGTCGCGCAGTGGGTGACGGAGACGCAGTATCAGCAGCCCGCCATCGTGGCGTTGCAGTTGGCGCAGGTCGCGATGTGGCAGGCGCGCGGCATGCGTCCGGATGCGGTGCTGGGTCACTCGGTGGGCGAGTTCGCGGCGGCGGTGGCGGTCGGTGTGATGACGCCTGAGGTGGCGCTGGAGCTGGCCGCGCTCCGAGGCCGCCTCATGTCGGAGTGCCCGCGGGGAGGCATGGCGGCGGTGCGGGTTCCGATGGAGAAGGTCCAGCCGCTGCTTCCCGCCGGGCTCGTGGTGGCCGCGGAGAACGAGCGGGCCACCACGGTGGTGGCGGGGCCGAAGGACGCGCTCCGGCAATTCGTCACCGAGGCGTTCAGCGGAACACACGTGATGCTGCCGGTATCGCACGCGTTCCATTCACCGATGATGGACCCCGCGGCGGTGGCGTTCCGATGGAAGCTGGACGGGATGACGTTTGGCGAGCCGCGAGGCGCGCGCTTCATCTCGACGCTGACGGGACAGGTGGAGACGACCCGGCTGCTGACGGCGGACTACTGGGCCGAGCAGATTCTGCGGCCCGTGCGCTTCCTGCGCGCGGTGGAGACCGCCTGGTCGGAGGGCGCGCCCAAGACGGTCGTGGAGCTGGGGCCGGGAACGACGTTGATCAAGATGGCCCAGCGGATTGCCGGGGAGTCCGGGCCGCAATGGGTCGTGTCGAATCAGGCACTCCGGTGGGGCCGGGGTGCTGGCTTGTTCCGCCATGTGCCGCTGGGCTGGGCTCGTCCGGGAGCGAAGCAGGGGGGCTCGAGGTCCGTGCCCACGGAGCAGGCGACCCCCGCCACCTGTGTCCATGAGGTGGCGTGGACGCCCGCCCTGCCTGTCGAGAAGCGTTCGACGGCCAGAGGCCCACAGCTCGTGCTCTCGCGAGAGCGTCCGGGGGGAGCGCTGCCGGAGGGATGGAGCGAGGCCGGGGCGTGGACGGAGGAACTGGCGAAGCAGCGATGGGCGACGGTGGCGCTGTGGGGGAGCGGCGGCGAGGAGGACGTGGCGCTGGGGTTGAAGCTGCTGCAGAGCGCGAACGCCGAGCGGGTGGTGTTCGTGACGAAGAAGGGGAGCGACGGGGACGCGGGCCTGTGGGGCCTGGCTCGAACGGCGCGCCTGGAGCAGTCGGGAGCTCGAGTCAGGTGCATCGAGCAGTCCGGTAGCGCTGTGGGGACGGTGTTGGAGCTGGCGGCGAGCGGAGAGGTGGAAGACGAGGTGTCGGTCGATGGGGAAGGCGGGGTGCGGGTGCCGCGCCTGAGGCGAAGCAGTGACGTGGGAGGCGCGGGGCCGTTGGAGGTCAAGGGCGGGACATATGTGGTCAGTGGGGGCCAGGGAGCGCTGGGGAAGGTGGCGGCGAAGCTGCTGGTGGAGAGAGGGGCGACGCACGTCCTGTTGCTGTCGAGAAAGGGAGAGGCGGCGGACGGAGCGCTGAAGGCGAAGGGACTGGCCTGCGACGTGTCGCGGCTGGAGAGCGTGAGGGCCGCACGGGCGTGGGTGGAGAAGGAGGGGTGGCCGGAGGTGGTGGGCGTGGTGCACGCGGCCGGCGTGTTGACGGACGGGACGCTGGCGAACCAGTCGGGCGAGAAGCTGAGGGCCGCGTACGGGGCGAAGGTGGATGGAGCAAGGAACCTCAGGGAGGTGTTCGCCCCGAGGGACTTCCTGGTGCTGTTCTCCTCGATGGCGGCGACGTTCGGCTCGGCGGGACAGGGGAGCTACGCGGCGGCGAACGCGACGCTGGACGCGCTGGCGAACAAGTGGGCCGGAGCGGGAGAGCCGGTGCTGTCGGTGCAGTGGGGAGCGTGGTCGGAAGGAGGAATGGCGGCGGCGAAGGAGGCGTACAAGCGCGCCGAGGCGGAGGGCTTCGGAAGCATCAGCAACGAGCTCGGGACGGAAGTGCTGGAGCAACTGCTGGCATCCGGGAAGCGTGGGACGGTGTTCGTCTCGCCGATGGACTGGAGCCGGTTGCAACTGGAGCTGCCGGTGCTGTCGCGCCTGCGTCCCAAGCAGGGCCCGAGCACCTCGCAGTCGGAGAACGCGCCCTCCGTCACCCAGGTCTCCACCGAGGACCTGCTCGCGATGGTCCGACAGGCCGCCGCCGAGACCATCGGCAAGCCTGTCCCCGACGACGCGTCGCTTCTGGACAGCGGGCTGGACTCCCTCGGAAGCGTGTCGCTGCGAAACCGTCTCGCCTCGCGCTTGAAGGTCGAGCTGTCCGCTGCCTTCGTCTTCGAGTACCCGAGCATCAGCGCGATGGTCCGGCACCTGGCGTCCCTGGCGCCCAAGGGCGCGGCTCGCCCTGTGTCCACGCAGCCGCGGCCTCGGTTGCCGGTGCTCGTGATTGGCGCCGGTATTGGAGGGCTCAGCTTCGCCCGGCAATTGGAGAAGGCGGGCACGTCCGTGGTCGTGATGGACGCCGCGGCGCGTGTCGGCGGCGTCTGGGGCTCACACGCCAATGCCTCCTCCAAGCTTCAGATTGACTCACCCGCCTACGACTTCGACAGCACGTCGATGCCGTCTCCCGGGGGGCACCAGTGGAAGACGAGCTTTCCCTCGCAGCGGGAGATCCTGACAGGCTGTCAGGGCACGGCGGACGGATTGCTGGGCCCCGTCTATCTCGAGTCGCGCGTCCAATCCGTCAGCAAGGTCGGCGACTCCGAATACGAGGTCACCTATCAGCGCGCCGGACGGGTGCAGCGGATGCGGGTCTCCGGCGTTGCCGCGATGACCGGTGGCCTGCACCACCCACGGCGTCACACGTTCCAAGGCGAGGATGTGTTTGGTGGACACATCGGGCTCGGCCTCTCCAATGACACGCCGCAGGAGTCCTTCCGGGGGGCCTCGGTGGTCATCGTGGGGCACGGCGCCTTCGCCGTGGAGAACATGCGCACCGCGCTGGAGAACGGCGCCCGGCATGTGACCCTCCTGTGCCGCCAGCGGCACCTGGTGCTCTCCACGTTCTGCAACTGGCTGCTCAACTCGAGCCGGGGCGTGATGTCGGTGTCCGACGTGGTCGACGTGATGCGCCCCTTCTATGCGGCGTGTGGCATCAACGTGGAGGACATCCACTCCGTGGCGCGCGATGCGCTGGGCGAGTGGACGCTGGACCAGGCCACGGTGCCTCCGGGTTCGGACATCTACTTCCTGGCCCAGATGATGGGGAAGCTGACGATTGTCGTCGGCGAAGCGTCCCATCTCACCCGCAGCTCGGTGGTGACTCAGGACGGGCAGGAGCTCCCGGCTGACATCTTCCTCAAGTGCCTGGGGTTCCACACGGATGACTCGGTCCTGATGAACCTCTTCGGTGAGGGCAGCCGGGTGGAGGGGTTGTGGATCAACGGGGACCCCAACCTCATCACGTACAACGACGGGGCGCAGGTGCCGCGCAAGGTCAAATCCTTGATGTGCGCCAGCTATGCGTTCTTCGTGCAGACCTTCGCATCGGCCTATCTGCACTTCCGGGACGACCGTGCCGCGCATGCGCGCTCACTGGCCCGGCTCACCGCGCCCTCCTCGACGACGACGGACGCGGAGCGGGTGCTCCTCGAGCTGTGGGACTTCGTGGAGCCCGCCAAGCGCACCTTGTCCGAGCGGACCCAGGAGGTCCTCCCGTTCGAGCGCTTCCTCGTCGAGCGTGAAGCCGAGTGGGGCCGCTACTGCCGCCTGCTGGGAGGGACGGAGAAGGACGGCCTCGCCCTGTGGCCGCTCCTGCGTCCGGCGCTCTCGCTCGTGCACCGTCGCAACCCGCGTGCTCCCGTCGAGATGCGCAGCGAGCATCCGCTCCTGGGCACCGTGTCCGTGTTCGTGCCGCGCCGGCCGAGGGTGTTGTTCCTGCCGGGACAGGGCACCAATGCGCGCCTGGCTCGGACGCTGTTGGAGCGCACGGGGTGGATTGACCGCTCGCACCTGGACTTCGTCGTGCCGGATGCGCCGTATGAGATGCCGGCCTTCACCAACGAGCTGCAGTTGGAGCAGATTGGCCTGAGCCAGTTGGTGAGCGTCGGGCTCTACGACAAGACCGCGCGCTATCGCGAGTGGCGCGCGGGCTTCGAGGCGCTCTACCAGAAACACCACCACGGCACGCCGTTCCAGGCGACCGCCGAGATTCGCGAGCAGTGGCGGGTGACGCTCGGGTACCTGCGTGACCTCGTGCGGAGCCATGGCCCGTTCGACGGCATCGCTGGCTTCTGTGAAGGCGCGGCCGTGGCGTCCGTGGCGCTGCATCTTCAGGCGCGCGGCGAGGACCATGGGCTGGGGTCGGTCCGCTTCTTCATCGCGATGTCGCCGTGGCGCTCGCCCATGCACCAGCAGGAGGGGATGTTCCGCCCGGAGCAGCCGCTCTCGCTGCCCATGCTCCAAATCGTGGGCGAGAACGACATGAGCGTGTTCCTCGAGGCGGCCCCGCATTTCCACGGGGACTATGCGGGGGCCCTGGAGTTCCGGCACGCGGGGCAGCATGTGTACCCCCCGCTGACTCCTGGACTGGAGGTCAAGCTGCGCCAACTGCTCGATTCGAGCAGCGAGCCGTGGGGCCGCGTGGCGATGCGGGCGCGGCCCTCAGCGGGCGAAGAGCTCGCGCACTCGGGCCGGCTGAGTGCTGCCCTCTAG